From one Rhizobium lentis genomic stretch:
- a CDS encoding diacylglycerol kinase, translating to MTKPAVTKETGFRHFIAAASYSWAGFLRVLKEAAFRQELGFFMISMAALALVGATIGEIVVAVLLFLGLFSMEAMNTAVEEVIDRISPEISIVGKHAKDLGSFAVTCMIAACCLYLGFVIGKHVLFGPA from the coding sequence TTGACGAAGCCTGCGGTGACGAAAGAGACCGGGTTTCGGCATTTCATCGCCGCCGCCAGCTATTCCTGGGCTGGCTTCCTGCGCGTGCTGAAAGAAGCGGCCTTTCGCCAGGAGCTCGGTTTCTTCATGATTTCGATGGCAGCACTGGCGCTGGTGGGGGCGACGATTGGCGAGATCGTCGTCGCAGTGCTGTTGTTTCTCGGACTTTTTTCGATGGAAGCCATGAATACCGCCGTCGAAGAGGTGATCGACCGGATTTCGCCGGAGATTTCGATCGTCGGCAAACATGCCAAGGATCTCGGCTCCTTCGCGGTAACCTGCATGATCGCCGCCTGCTGTCTCTATCTCGGCTTCGTCATCGGCAAGCACGTGTTATTCGGCCCGGCGTGA
- the cobT gene encoding nicotinate-nucleotide--dimethylbenzimidazole phosphoribosyltransferase, which translates to MSVSGLPFDDFRTLLRDLPGPDARALVAARERDAQLTKPPGALGRLEEIAFWLAAWTGRQPAVNRPLVAIFAGNHGVARQGITPFPPAVTQQMVENFAAGGAAINQICVAYDLGLKVFDLALDYPTGDITEEAALSERDCAATMAFGMEAIAGGTDLLCIGEMGIGNTTIAAAINYALYGGSARDWVGPGTGSEGEMLERKIAAVEKAVALHNDHLDDPLEIMRRLGGREIAAMAGAILAARMERIPVLIDGYVATAAAAILKAANPSALDHCLIGHVSSEPGHLRAIEMLGKTPLLALGMRLGEGTGAALAAGIVKAAAACHSGMATFAQAGVSNKH; encoded by the coding sequence ATGAGCGTTTCAGGCCTGCCGTTCGACGATTTCCGTACCCTGCTCCGCGACCTGCCGGGGCCGGATGCCCGCGCGCTGGTGGCCGCGCGCGAACGCGACGCGCAACTGACCAAGCCGCCGGGCGCGCTCGGACGGCTCGAGGAGATCGCCTTCTGGCTGGCCGCGTGGACGGGCCGCCAACCTGCCGTCAACCGGCCGCTGGTGGCAATCTTCGCCGGCAACCACGGCGTTGCCAGGCAGGGCATCACGCCCTTTCCGCCCGCCGTCACGCAGCAGATGGTCGAAAATTTCGCCGCCGGTGGGGCGGCGATCAACCAGATCTGCGTCGCATACGATCTCGGGCTGAAGGTTTTCGATCTGGCGCTGGATTATCCCACCGGCGACATCACCGAGGAGGCCGCGCTTTCCGAACGTGACTGCGCCGCGACCATGGCTTTCGGCATGGAAGCGATCGCCGGCGGCACCGATCTGCTCTGCATCGGCGAGATGGGCATCGGCAATACAACAATTGCGGCCGCGATCAACTACGCGCTCTATGGCGGTTCGGCGCGTGACTGGGTGGGACCCGGCACCGGCTCGGAAGGCGAGATGCTGGAGCGCAAGATCGCCGCGGTGGAAAAAGCGGTAGCGCTGCATAACGACCATCTCGACGATCCATTGGAGATCATGCGCCGGCTTGGCGGCCGCGAAATCGCGGCGATGGCCGGCGCCATCCTCGCCGCCCGGATGGAGCGTATTCCGGTGCTGATCGACGGCTATGTCGCGACCGCCGCAGCGGCGATCCTGAAAGCTGCCAATCCCTCCGCGCTCGATCATTGCCTGATTGGCCACGTCTCGAGCGAACCCGGCCATCTGCGTGCGATCGAGATGCTCGGCAAGACGCCGCTTCTGGCGCTCGGCATGCGGCTCGGCGAAGGCACCGGGGCGGCGCTCGCCGCCGGCATCGTCAAGGCGGCGGCTGCCTGTCATTCCGGCATGGCGACCTTTGCTCAGGCGGGTGTGAGCAACAAACATTGA
- a CDS encoding adenosylcobinamide-GDP ribazoletransferase, producing the protein MKIKDYAVDTARAVAFLSRLPMPPALFKGYDGRLGRLVRAFPLAGLVIGFVPALALVILSGMRADPLMAALVALSVQALITGALHEDGLADTADGIGGGTNREQSLVIMKDSQIGTYGAIALILSFAIRAAALAAIVRHSSPLAAALAVAAVAALSRGGIAWHWQRLPPAKADGVAASTGQPNEAAMHFALVSAGFLAALLIWPAFGLRPLVASLLATGVAGFAFTVVIRRKLAGHTGDTLGATQQICEIATLCALATAL; encoded by the coding sequence ATGAAGATCAAGGACTATGCGGTCGATACCGCACGCGCCGTCGCCTTCCTGAGCCGCCTTCCCATGCCGCCGGCGCTGTTCAAAGGCTATGACGGCAGGCTCGGGCGGCTGGTGCGCGCCTTTCCGCTCGCCGGCCTTGTCATCGGTTTTGTCCCAGCGCTCGCCCTCGTCATTCTTTCGGGCATGCGCGCCGATCCACTGATGGCAGCGCTTGTCGCGCTTTCCGTTCAGGCTCTTATCACCGGTGCACTGCACGAAGATGGCCTGGCCGATACGGCCGACGGCATTGGCGGCGGCACGAACCGCGAACAGAGCCTCGTTATCATGAAGGACAGCCAGATCGGCACCTATGGCGCGATCGCGTTGATTCTCTCCTTTGCCATCCGTGCAGCAGCCCTCGCCGCCATCGTCCGCCATTCCTCGCCGCTCGCCGCAGCCCTTGCCGTTGCCGCCGTCGCAGCGCTCAGCCGCGGCGGCATCGCCTGGCATTGGCAACGGCTGCCGCCGGCAAAGGCCGATGGCGTCGCTGCCTCGACCGGTCAGCCGAATGAGGCAGCGATGCATTTTGCGCTCGTCTCCGCGGGTTTCCTCGCAGCGCTTCTGATCTGGCCGGCATTCGGCCTGCGGCCGCTCGTCGCCAGCCTGCTCGCCACCGGCGTCGCGGGATTTGCCTTCACCGTCGTCATCCGCCGCAAGCTTGCCGGCCACACCGGCGACACACTGGGCGCGACGCAGCAGATTTGCGAAATCGCCACCCTTTGCGCACTTGCCACGGCTCTTTGA
- a CDS encoding DUF1289 domain-containing protein, with translation MQTPCIHVCTMVSATGFCAGCGRTLQEIGGWMNYTDAERRGIMAQLPARLATAGTKSQIKMRLSELPERPL, from the coding sequence ATGCAAACACCCTGCATTCATGTCTGCACGATGGTTTCAGCCACCGGATTTTGCGCCGGTTGCGGCCGCACTCTTCAGGAAATCGGTGGCTGGATGAACTATACCGACGCCGAGCGGCGCGGGATCATGGCGCAGCTGCCGGCAAGGCTCGCCACCGCCGGCACGAAGAGCCAGATAAAAATGCGTCTCTCCGAGCTGCCGGAGCGGCCTCTATGA
- a CDS encoding TIGR02281 family clan AA aspartic protease: protein MIRFTAFLAVIGIGLAVLILNHDSGRILGLQSDDFGRVVYLLPIALMLSAGIWASRRSAGETMRQMMIWLVIILGLVTVYLYRQEALGVGNRVLAGLVPGRAVIVTTSEGGAEIILHKLLNGHFEADVSVNGRTVEMLVDTGSSMVALSHEDAERIGIDLTGLTYSMTVMTANGRSRAAPITLDQVAIGPIVRNNVAASVAEDGRLDQSLLGMSFLETLGSLQMQTDELRMRD from the coding sequence ATGATCCGTTTCACCGCCTTTCTCGCCGTGATCGGCATCGGCCTGGCCGTGCTGATCCTCAACCACGACAGCGGCCGCATTCTCGGCCTGCAAAGCGACGATTTCGGCCGCGTTGTCTATCTGCTGCCGATCGCGCTGATGCTGTCAGCCGGGATTTGGGCAAGCCGGCGCAGCGCCGGTGAAACCATGCGCCAGATGATGATCTGGCTGGTCATCATCCTGGGGCTTGTGACCGTCTATCTCTATCGCCAGGAAGCGCTTGGGGTCGGCAACCGGGTGCTCGCCGGCCTTGTTCCCGGCCGTGCCGTCATCGTCACGACGAGCGAGGGTGGCGCGGAAATCATCCTGCACAAGCTGTTGAACGGCCATTTCGAAGCCGACGTCAGTGTCAATGGCCGAACGGTCGAGATGCTCGTCGATACCGGCTCCAGCATGGTGGCGCTCTCGCACGAGGATGCCGAACGCATCGGCATCGATCTCACTGGCCTCACCTATTCGATGACGGTCATGACCGCCAACGGCCGCAGCCGCGCAGCCCCCATCACGCTCGACCAGGTGGCGATCGGGCCGATCGTCCGCAACAATGTCGCAGCCAGCGTCGCCGAGGACGGCCGGCTCGACCAGAGCCTGCTCGGCATGAGCTTCCTGGAAACACTGGGCTCGCTGCAGATGCAAACCGACGAACTGCGCATGCGGGATTGA
- a CDS encoding MFS transporter, with protein sequence MARDDSIQSSPSSLTGKATAAPIAAPRRTVLLLLTALSVLPVNIYLPALPNIAATFQVDFALVNLSIAGYAIINALTEIIAGAMSDRYGRRPVALIAVSIFIIASIGCALAPNIGVFLLCRVMQASIAACFCVALVVIKETAGERQAANRIGYAAMGWAIAPMLGPTFGGVLDEMFGWRAIFVALALLGAAILAISMRELKETAGLASRPGGNYFASYRQLLGSPRFWAYTLCMACSTGTLYIFLGGASLAVGSSLGGSSAKLGLFMGMVPAGFILGSFLAARLAGKSLSTTLVIARLSTCIGLLLGLTLSITGVTHVLAFFGPCVFIGIGNGLTFPAANLGVMSVRANLAGTAAGFAAAMSIAGGALIASIAGLFLREAGTVPTLFAMLLTSASLALSAALFAAFVDRQAARRVPDGEPAESGSGG encoded by the coding sequence ATGGCACGCGACGATTCCATCCAGAGTTCTCCCAGCAGCCTCACCGGAAAAGCGACTGCAGCCCCGATCGCAGCGCCCAGGCGCACGGTCCTTCTTCTGCTGACGGCGCTCTCCGTATTGCCGGTCAATATATATCTGCCGGCGCTGCCAAACATCGCAGCCACGTTCCAGGTCGATTTCGCGCTCGTCAATCTTTCGATTGCTGGCTACGCGATCATCAATGCGCTGACGGAAATCATCGCCGGCGCGATGTCGGATCGTTATGGGCGTCGGCCCGTTGCGCTGATCGCCGTATCGATTTTCATCATCGCCTCCATCGGCTGTGCCCTCGCTCCCAATATCGGCGTCTTCCTGCTGTGTCGCGTGATGCAAGCCTCCATCGCGGCCTGCTTCTGCGTCGCCCTCGTCGTTATCAAGGAGACGGCGGGCGAACGCCAAGCCGCCAACAGGATTGGTTACGCAGCCATGGGATGGGCCATCGCGCCGATGCTGGGGCCCACCTTCGGTGGCGTTCTGGACGAGATGTTCGGATGGCGGGCGATCTTCGTCGCTCTTGCGCTGCTCGGCGCAGCCATCCTCGCCATTTCCATGCGCGAGCTGAAGGAAACCGCCGGGCTCGCGTCGAGGCCGGGAGGCAATTATTTTGCCTCTTATCGGCAGCTTCTCGGTTCGCCGCGGTTCTGGGCGTATACGCTGTGCATGGCGTGCTCCACCGGCACTCTCTATATCTTTCTCGGAGGCGCATCCTTGGCTGTCGGTTCGTCGCTCGGCGGGTCGAGTGCGAAACTGGGCCTCTTCATGGGAATGGTTCCCGCGGGGTTTATTCTGGGCAGTTTTCTCGCTGCCCGATTGGCGGGCAAATCCCTGAGCACCACGCTCGTCATTGCGCGTTTGTCGACATGCATAGGTCTGTTGTTGGGACTGACCCTGTCGATCACAGGCGTGACGCATGTCCTGGCATTTTTCGGACCCTGTGTCTTCATCGGCATCGGCAATGGCTTGACCTTTCCCGCCGCCAATCTGGGCGTGATGTCGGTTCGCGCCAATCTCGCAGGCACCGCGGCCGGCTTTGCCGCAGCGATGTCGATTGCCGGCGGGGCACTGATCGCTTCGATCGCTGGGCTGTTTCTTCGGGAGGCAGGCACTGTTCCGACGTTGTTCGCGATGTTGCTGACATCGGCTTCGCTTGCCTTGTCGGCAGCGCTTTTCGCAGCTTTTGTCGATCGGCAAGCTGCAAGACGCGTTCCCGATGGAGAGCCTGCCGAAAGCGGATCGGGGGGATGA
- a CDS encoding ABC transporter permease, with translation MNFEAVKSIYFFEMARTRRTLLQSVISPVISTSLYFIVFGAAIGSRIEEVGGVSYGAFITPGLIMLTLLGQCISNGSFGIYFPKFTGTIYEVLSAPVAMAEILLGYVGAAATKGMIIGFIILLTATLFVDVRIEHPLMMILFFLLTAITFSLFGFMIGIWAGNFEQLNLIPMLVVPPLTFLGGSFYSVSMLPPFWQAVSHLNPVLYLVSGFRWSFYGIADVNPVISLAMITGFLAICLGTLGWIFKTGYRLRN, from the coding sequence ATGAATTTCGAGGCGGTCAAATCGATCTATTTTTTCGAGATGGCGCGCACGCGCCGCACGCTGCTGCAGAGCGTCATCTCGCCCGTCATCTCGACCTCGCTCTATTTCATCGTCTTCGGTGCTGCAATCGGTTCGCGCATCGAGGAGGTTGGCGGCGTGTCCTACGGCGCCTTCATCACGCCCGGCCTGATTATGCTGACACTGCTCGGTCAATGCATCAGCAACGGCTCCTTCGGTATCTATTTTCCGAAATTCACCGGCACGATCTACGAGGTGCTGTCGGCGCCTGTGGCGATGGCAGAGATCCTGCTCGGCTATGTGGGCGCGGCGGCGACTAAAGGGATGATCATCGGCTTCATCATCCTCTTGACGGCCACTCTTTTCGTCGACGTCAGGATCGAGCATCCTTTGATGATGATCCTGTTTTTCCTGCTGACGGCGATCACGTTCAGTCTGTTCGGTTTCATGATCGGCATCTGGGCCGGCAATTTCGAGCAGCTTAACCTCATTCCCATGCTGGTCGTGCCGCCGCTGACCTTCCTTGGCGGCAGTTTCTATTCTGTCAGCATGCTGCCGCCCTTCTGGCAGGCGGTCAGCCATCTCAACCCGGTGCTCTATCTCGTCAGCGGTTTCCGCTGGAGCTTTTACGGGATCGCCGACGTCAATCCGGTCATCAGTCTGGCGATGATCACAGGCTTCCTGGCGATCTGCCTGGGAACGCTCGGCTGGATCTTCAAAACCGGCTACCGGCTGCGCAATTGA
- a CDS encoding ABC transporter ATP-binding protein gives MAPIISVQNLTKTYANGFEALKGIDLTVEKGEILALLGPNGAGKTTLISIICGIANPSGGQVLVAGHDVVKDFRATRSMIGLVPQELTTDQFETVFNTVSFSRGLHGKKANPAHIEKVLRALSLWDKKDNMLRQLSGGMKRRVLIAKALSHEPDILFLDEPTAGVDVTLRKDMWHVVEELRASGVTIILTTHYIEEAEEIADRVGVINGGKLLLIEDKAALMAKLGRKQLILDLAEPLERLPNCFAGNGLTLEGGGNRLTYDFDASKEQESIAALLTRLGENNIHFKDLSTRQSSLEDIFVALVGAGK, from the coding sequence ATGGCCCCGATCATTTCCGTTCAGAATCTCACAAAGACTTACGCCAACGGCTTTGAGGCCCTGAAGGGCATCGATCTCACTGTCGAAAAGGGCGAGATCCTGGCGCTGCTCGGGCCGAACGGCGCGGGCAAGACGACGCTGATCTCGATCATCTGCGGCATTGCCAATCCGAGCGGCGGCCAGGTACTGGTCGCCGGCCACGATGTTGTGAAGGATTTCCGCGCGACACGCTCGATGATCGGGCTGGTGCCGCAGGAGCTGACAACCGATCAGTTCGAAACGGTATTCAACACGGTGAGCTTTTCGCGCGGGCTGCATGGTAAGAAGGCCAATCCGGCCCATATCGAGAAGGTGCTGCGGGCGCTCTCTCTTTGGGACAAGAAGGACAATATGCTGCGCCAGCTCTCCGGCGGCATGAAGCGACGGGTGCTGATCGCCAAGGCGCTCTCCCATGAGCCTGATATTCTTTTCCTCGACGAGCCGACCGCCGGCGTCGACGTGACGCTGCGCAAGGATATGTGGCATGTCGTTGAAGAGCTCCGGGCTTCGGGTGTCACAATCATTCTCACCACCCATTATATCGAAGAGGCCGAGGAGATCGCCGACCGCGTCGGCGTCATCAACGGCGGCAAGCTGCTGCTCATCGAGGACAAGGCGGCGCTGATGGCCAAGCTCGGCCGCAAGCAGCTCATCCTCGATCTCGCCGAACCGCTCGAGCGGCTGCCGAACTGTTTTGCCGGCAACGGACTGACGCTGGAAGGGGGCGGCAATCGGCTGACCTATGATTTCGATGCTAGCAAAGAGCAGGAAAGTATCGCGGCCCTGCTGACCCGGCTCGGTGAAAACAATATCCACTTCAAGGATCTCTCGACCCGACAGAGCTCCCTTGAAGATATTTTCGTGGCGTTGGTGGGAGCGGGGAAATGA
- a CDS encoding glycoside hydrolase family 43 protein codes for MIRNPILPGFNPDPSICRVGEDYYIATSTFEWYPGVQIHHSRDLVNWTLVRRPLERASQLDMRGNPDSCGIWAPCLSYADGQFWLVYTDVKRFDGNFKDAHNYIVTSPSIEGEWSEPVYVNSSGFDPSLFHDDDGRKWFVNMQWNHRTESFGGSPKSPAFDGILLQEWDPVTKELKGPIKNIFAGSPLGLVEGPHLFKRNGWYYLTTAEGGTGYDHAVTMARSRRIEGPYEMHPNMHLITSKDHPGAVLQRAGHGQYVETPDGEAYHTHLCGRPLPPKRRCTLGRETSLQKCVWRDDDWLYLENGTSVPDIDVPGLFGAVPVEKPMRTGYSFDGGRLPADFQWLRTPEPRRIFNLTDRAGHLRLIGRESIGSWFEQSLVARRQEHHSFRAETVIEFSPDTYQQAAGLTHYYNRHKFHAVAVTLHETLGRCVTILSCGGDYPNGRLSFPAGSGVAIPADGRVQLAMEIRENDLQFFWQTEGKGSWQPIGPVLDAGVISDEGGRGEHGSFTGAFAGVFAFDTSGRGKTADFDWFNYDEL; via the coding sequence ATGATCCGCAATCCCATTCTGCCTGGGTTCAACCCCGATCCGTCGATCTGTCGCGTCGGCGAGGATTATTACATCGCCACCTCCACCTTTGAATGGTATCCGGGGGTGCAGATCCATCATTCCAGAGATCTGGTGAACTGGACGCTGGTGCGCCGGCCGCTGGAGCGCGCCTCGCAGCTCGACATGCGCGGTAACCCCGATAGCTGCGGCATCTGGGCGCCTTGCCTTTCCTATGCCGACGGGCAGTTCTGGCTGGTCTATACCGACGTCAAGCGCTTCGACGGCAATTTCAAGGATGCACATAATTACATTGTGACTTCGCCGTCGATCGAGGGCGAGTGGTCCGAGCCCGTCTATGTGAATTCTTCCGGCTTCGATCCGTCGCTCTTCCATGACGACGACGGCCGCAAGTGGTTCGTCAACATGCAGTGGAACCACCGGACGGAAAGCTTCGGCGGTTCGCCGAAATCGCCGGCTTTCGATGGTATCCTACTGCAGGAATGGGACCCGGTCACGAAGGAGCTAAAAGGCCCGATCAAGAACATTTTCGCTGGCAGCCCGCTCGGCCTCGTCGAGGGGCCGCATCTCTTCAAGCGCAATGGCTGGTATTATCTGACGACCGCCGAAGGCGGCACCGGCTATGACCATGCCGTTACCATGGCGCGTTCGCGTCGCATCGAAGGACCCTATGAGATGCATCCGAACATGCATCTGATTACCTCCAAGGATCATCCGGGTGCGGTGCTCCAGCGGGCAGGGCACGGCCAATATGTCGAGACGCCGGACGGCGAGGCCTACCACACACATCTCTGCGGCCGGCCGCTGCCGCCGAAGCGGCGCTGCACGCTCGGGCGCGAGACCAGCCTGCAGAAATGCGTCTGGCGCGACGATGATTGGCTCTATTTGGAAAACGGTACATCAGTGCCCGATATCGATGTACCGGGTCTCTTCGGGGCTGTGCCGGTGGAGAAGCCGATGCGCACCGGCTACAGTTTCGATGGAGGCAGGCTGCCGGCCGATTTTCAGTGGCTACGCACGCCCGAGCCCCGCCGCATTTTCAACCTGACGGACCGCGCCGGCCATCTCAGACTGATCGGCCGCGAGAGCATCGGCTCCTGGTTCGAACAGTCGCTGGTCGCACGCCGGCAGGAGCACCATAGCTTCCGCGCCGAGACCGTGATCGAGTTTTCGCCCGACACCTACCAGCAGGCCGCCGGGCTGACGCATTACTACAACCGCCACAAGTTTCACGCGGTTGCGGTGACGCTCCACGAAACGCTTGGCCGCTGCGTTACCATCCTCTCCTGCGGCGGCGACTATCCGAATGGCCGCCTCAGCTTCCCCGCCGGAAGCGGCGTCGCGATCCCCGCCGACGGCCGTGTCCAGCTTGCCATGGAAATCCGTGAGAACGACCTGCAATTCTTCTGGCAGACGGAAGGCAAGGGGAGCTGGCAACCGATCGGCCCGGTGCTCGACGCCGGCGTCATCTCTGATGAGGGCGGGCGCGGCGAACACGGCTCCTTCACCGGCGCCTTTGCCGGCGTGTTTGCTTTCGATACGTCCGGGCGAGGGAAGACGGCGGATTTTGACTGGTTCAATTATGATGAATTGTGA
- the mgrA gene encoding L-glyceraldehyde 3-phosphate reductase produces the protein MNWQPAADRYSKMKYNRTGRSGLKLPAVSLGLWHNFGGDTPHDRKIDMCRTAFDLGITHFDLANNYGPPPGSAESAFGEILRTDFSGLRDELIISSKAGYDMWPGPYGEWGSRKYLIASCDQSLKRMGLAYVDIFYSHRFDPETPLEETCGALDYIVRSGRALYVGISSYNSQRTREAAAILRELGTPCLIHQPSYSMLNRWVEDDRLLDTLDDVGMGSIVFSPLAQGMLTTKYLAGIPDDSRAAQNHFLKRDFIRPSIIDNIRKLNEIAERRGQTLAQMAIAWVLRGGRVTSALIGASRSSQIVDCVKALDNIEFTAEELKEIDIYAKEADINLWAKSAERE, from the coding sequence ATGAACTGGCAACCGGCCGCAGACCGTTATTCGAAAATGAAGTATAACCGCACGGGCCGCTCCGGTCTGAAGCTGCCGGCCGTCTCCCTCGGCCTCTGGCACAATTTCGGCGGCGACACGCCGCATGACCGCAAGATCGACATGTGCCGCACGGCTTTCGATCTCGGCATCACGCATTTCGACCTCGCCAACAATTACGGCCCCCCTCCCGGCAGCGCCGAGAGCGCCTTCGGCGAGATCCTGCGCACCGATTTTTCGGGGCTTCGCGACGAGCTGATCATCTCGTCCAAAGCCGGCTACGACATGTGGCCGGGTCCCTATGGCGAATGGGGCAGCCGCAAGTACCTGATCGCCTCCTGCGACCAGAGTCTGAAGCGCATGGGCCTCGCCTATGTCGACATCTTCTATTCGCATCGTTTCGATCCGGAGACGCCGCTCGAAGAAACCTGCGGCGCGCTCGATTATATTGTCCGCTCCGGCCGGGCGCTCTATGTCGGCATCTCCTCCTATAATTCGCAGCGCACCCGCGAGGCAGCCGCCATCCTTAGGGAACTCGGCACACCCTGCCTGATCCACCAGCCGAGCTATTCGATGCTCAACCGCTGGGTCGAGGACGACAGGCTGCTCGATACGCTCGATGACGTCGGCATGGGGTCGATCGTGTTCTCGCCGCTTGCCCAGGGCATGCTGACGACAAAATATCTCGCCGGCATCCCCGATGACAGCCGGGCGGCGCAGAACCACTTCCTGAAGCGCGATTTCATCCGTCCCTCGATCATCGACAATATCAGGAAGCTCAACGAGATTGCCGAAAGGCGCGGTCAGACGCTGGCGCAGATGGCAATCGCCTGGGTGCTGCGCGGCGGACGCGTGACCTCGGCATTGATCGGCGCCAGCCGCTCCTCGCAGATCGTCGATTGCGTCAAGGCGCTGGACAATATCGAGTTCACGGCTGAGGAGCTGAAGGAGATCGATATCTATGCCAAGGAGGCCGATATCAACCTGTGGGCGAAGTCGGCGGAGCGGGAATAG
- a CDS encoding Gfo/Idh/MocA family protein translates to MTKELGVGIIGCGNISTTYFSLAPLFKGLRVLACADINLQAAEARAKEYGVEAQTIDALLANDEIDVVVNLTIPDAHFPVSKAILEAGKHVYSEKPLVLTLEQGEELRRIAKARNLAVGCAPDTFLGGAHQLARKFIDDGGIGRVTSGACYVMSPGMEMWHPNPDFFFLPGGGPILDLGPYYIANLINLIGPVKRVGAMTSMASPTRTITSQPRHGEIIPVKTPTTIQALLEFVSGATVTLSASWDVWSHRHANMELYGTDGSLYVPDPNFFGGTVEASGRDKDIKALEAWEHPFGKINQESPNGSRANYRTAGLADMAMSLIEGRDARCSLDRTLHGVDVMTSILKSGEEGRFIDLTTTCTQPAALGIEEAQALLR, encoded by the coding sequence ATGACCAAGGAACTTGGCGTCGGCATCATCGGATGCGGCAACATCTCCACCACTTATTTCTCGCTCGCACCGCTCTTCAAGGGGCTCAGAGTGCTGGCCTGCGCCGATATCAACCTGCAGGCCGCCGAGGCCCGCGCAAAGGAGTATGGCGTCGAGGCACAGACGATCGACGCGCTTCTCGCCAATGACGAGATCGACGTCGTCGTCAACCTGACGATCCCGGATGCGCATTTTCCGGTATCGAAGGCGATCCTCGAGGCCGGCAAGCACGTCTATTCGGAAAAGCCGCTGGTGCTAACGCTGGAGCAGGGCGAGGAGCTTCGCCGCATTGCCAAGGCGAGGAATCTTGCCGTCGGCTGCGCGCCGGATACCTTCCTCGGCGGTGCTCATCAGCTTGCCCGCAAGTTCATCGACGACGGTGGCATCGGCCGGGTGACGTCTGGCGCCTGCTACGTCATGAGCCCCGGCATGGAGATGTGGCATCCGAACCCGGACTTCTTCTTCCTGCCCGGTGGCGGCCCGATCCTCGATCTCGGTCCCTATTACATCGCCAACCTGATCAACCTGATCGGACCGGTGAAGCGCGTCGGCGCCATGACCTCGATGGCATCGCCGACCCGCACGATCACCAGCCAGCCGCGCCACGGCGAGATCATCCCTGTGAAGACACCGACGACAATCCAGGCGCTGCTCGAATTCGTCAGCGGTGCCACCGTGACGCTGTCGGCGAGCTGGGACGTGTGGTCGCACCGCCACGCGAATATGGAGCTCTACGGCACCGATGGCTCGCTTTACGTGCCGGATCCGAACTTCTTTGGCGGCACCGTCGAGGCCAGCGGCCGCGACAAGGATATCAAGGCGCTCGAGGCCTGGGAGCATCCGTTCGGCAAGATCAATCAGGAGAGTCCGAACGGCTCACGCGCCAACTACCGCACGGCCGGCTTAGCAGACATGGCGATGTCGCTGATCGAGGGCCGCGACGCACGCTGCTCGCTCGACCGCACGCTGCACGGTGTCGACGTCATGACTTCGATCCTAAAGTCGGGCGAGGAGGGTCGGTTCATCGATCTGACGACGACCTGCACCCAGCCGGCCGCGCTCGGCATCGAAGAGGCGCAGGCACTGTTGAGGTAG